The following are encoded in a window of Thermoanaerobaculia bacterium genomic DNA:
- a CDS encoding TlpA disulfide reductase family protein → MKTRTMMLIAGAIVALVVAFVFTTNLKPPEGQAGIPKLSAEKNLAIYTRDGKKIDLSRLKGKIVVVHFWATWCPPCVDELPELDRFWQRYKDNPSIALYSVSVDDNWEAIDTFRKQHPFDLPIYRDPDSKTAHKFGTTKFPETYIADRNGKVLYHLAQAIEWDSSQVTQNVDALIAQK, encoded by the coding sequence GTGAAAACCCGGACGATGATGCTGATCGCGGGCGCGATCGTCGCTCTCGTCGTCGCGTTCGTCTTCACGACGAACCTGAAGCCTCCCGAGGGCCAGGCGGGCATCCCGAAGCTCTCGGCGGAGAAGAACCTCGCGATCTACACGCGCGATGGCAAGAAGATCGACCTCTCGAGGCTGAAGGGGAAAATCGTCGTCGTTCACTTCTGGGCGACCTGGTGCCCGCCGTGCGTGGACGAGCTGCCCGAGCTCGATCGCTTCTGGCAGCGCTACAAGGACAATCCCTCGATCGCGCTCTACAGCGTGTCGGTCGACGACAACTGGGAGGCAATCGACACGTTCCGGAAGCAGCACCCCTTCGACCTCCCGATCTACCGCGATCCCGATTCGAAGACCGCGCACAAGTTCGGCACGACGAAGTTCCCGGAGACCTACATTGCCGACCGCAACGGCAAGGTGCTGTATCACCTGGCGCAGGCGATCGAGTGGGACTCTTCCCAGGTGACGCAGAACGTGGATGCCCTGATCGCCCAGAAGTAG